tataccgataaggaataaatgggttttcaagaagaaaattagttctgatggaaaggtaaagacctataaagcaaggctagttgcgaaagggtttcgccaaaagcaaggaatcgactatgaggagactttctcgcctgttgccatgcttaaatcaattaggattttattagcaataactgcatactatgattatgagatttggcaaatggatgtcaaaacaacttttctcaatggaaatattgatgaaaatattttcatggaacaacctagaggttttgaatcccaagatggttccaaggtatgcaagctaaaacgatccatttatgggttgaaacaagcttcgaggagttagaacatccattttgatgaagtcattaaatcatctggttttataaaaaatatgaataagccatgtgtatataagaaggttagtgagagtgttgtcactttccttgttttatatgtagatgacattttattgataggcaatgacataggtatgttgacaactgtcaaggtatggttgtcaaatacattctccatgaaagacttaggggaggcaacctatattcttggaattcgcatctatagagatagagcgaaaagaataattagtttatcccaaagtctatacttggaaaaggtattaaagaggtttaacatgcttgattccaagagaggattgttaccagtaagacatggttccacctttctaaagagatatctccaaagacaccagaagaaagaaataaaatggccaagattccatatactTCAGCTATtacaagtttaatatatgcaatattgtgtactaggccgaatatcgcatatgctgttagtttgactagcaggtttcaatccaacccaggtttggaatactagatagctgtcaagaatatccttaagtacttgagaagaactaaagatttattcttgaattatggagttggtgacttgcaattggatggttatactgattctgattttcaatcagatatcgataatagaaagtctacctctgggtttgtgttcatttgtaatggaggtgcagtcagttggaagagttccaaatagagtatgactgctgattccactacagaggctgagtacattgctgcatcaaatgctgcaaaagaagctatttggatgaagaagttcatgacagaacttacagtagttccttccattgagtcagcagttcctctctactatgacaacaatggagcggtcatacaagctaaggaaccacggtctcaccagaaatccaaacacatagaaagacgctaccacattatcagagagatagttgggcgaggcgatgtagccatgtagaaaatagcatcagccgaaaatccagctgatccattcacaaagcctatatcacaaactcagttagaccaacatcttgagaagatgggtctaagatattgtaatgaatggctctagtgctagtgggagattgttagtagtatgctctagagcatatcattttatatgtatcttgtatatattttattaataaaaaggcattttcactttttggtTTACATAAACTATTTATgtttaattgaaaaggtccattgatattttgttagaaatcctattcttaagttgttaagaatatgagtgacagtatttctagcacaaagtatcataaaccaGTTCACAATCGataatacttcacaaaggacatgacttatccaaaaaaattgtaatcatgtttgtttccaaggtatttatatgagatataaataaagtggagtggtgagtctcatgccacaaaacaaacatgataggcacttatacatgataagtaggccgaaccagtgacgcatatgacaagcacatggagtttactcttgttaatgcattgtcatatatcatatcagtgcatataatctttagacctgagataacacaattatcttgtatataagtggtttgagtttgatactgctttcatacttgtactgtgtataggtatatgggcatgtgttggatcctactagttatatatgaagataggtgttgatcaagatggaatccgttaccctaagtaaatagggataaaatcctatgttcatttaattgttcttgatgtttcaagtttctggccaggatagacaaatttagttagaaaagagtttctgacaagaaaatctaattaatcaagaactggaattaaaagagaacataatgttcatagcaaatggggtttgacattaactatgactccagctcgaattgggattttgtaacggagagattctagtgcatggtaacatatgattaaaggttcatttaaggtattccttattactgattgggtggccatggcatactatgctaggtgtcaaccatggtctatgagatgtctgaaatgatttagagaaatcatttacggtaagaaagaattctaatgatattaagagttaatatcatttctcattgccaataagtaatgagcctagtaagtcacacatctgcacaagctaatcaccatttaaaatgtgatttaattaattatttaaagagtttaattaattaattaaagaggtttgatttgcaataagattacaaagtccctagcatgacttgaaaccacatctaggttattggatgtatagtataaattaaatttgtatttaatttgattaaatatgaatttaattatgagaaattaattaattaaataatttatatttgatataaattgatttaaagaggagaaattataattttgagttgagaactcaaattaaaaagtaaagagcaaattggtcttttcatatggtgacatatggcaccatgagatggtgacatatggcaccatgagatggtgacacatggcactatatgaTCTTTTCACTTGTCTTCCTACgatggaagaccacatatcatgatttaaatggagcttgacacttggcttcataggattaaatcaaataataacaagatgggatcttgtgatgatatgtagcaagggagttagggtttgacctaagtatataaagaaaagttataaagaaaaatcagccacttctctcttttctcttatgttggacggcaacatgctctcttcctctcctcttcaatttctcaattgattcaagggaaaaactttgatttcctcttgaattaaaattataagaaagtgtttctaactctcaatacattcatacaaccttcacaaagcataaatctCATCTCAAAAttagttgacaaggcttgagaagccaatctaggggctgccattgcaactttggtgtgtgcttatggtggacaaactagagagaCAATATTTAGAGTCTTAAGAACATCCTGGatttgcatcaattgtgcatcaagaggttagtacctaaaaatacctcttttagttagggtttaattgaattaaatgttaattcacaatctttaatggcaaatgaaattttaatgcatgccaaaatatgttttggtatgtaattgggcattggaaattgattaggatcataagacacttggtatggtgcatgtaactttaaaaataatttttgaaattcaaggttctaatgccctttaatccacgcttccactccttcatcgAGCTCATGAAATAATTGAAAAATGAAAAGACTATTCCGCAGTTCCTCCACACTCAATCCTTTCACCAGACTCCTATGTGATGCCATTTGATTTTCCATAGCAAAAAAATTGATAGGCTTGTTTGTGGGAAAACGTCCCACCAATATCCAATGAGCACCCTCTGTAAACTCCTCCTTTTCAAACTCATCAAGATCCAAAATAACTTCTGGATGCCCACTATGGACATATTCTCGCAGGCCTCCTCTATCAAGCTATCAGAAAGGTGAGGATGATCCATAGGAAAATATGAGAAGAAATAAGACCAAAACAAGAAAAACTCGTCAAAAGAAACAAGAGAAAACCTTCATGTCATAGAGACAAGACCTCACAATATTAtcaataatttttcatttaaCAGCTAATCAAACGATTATTTTCTCAATTGACTTGCATAAATCAACAGAAGATAATGACAATTGActgataaattatatatttttaagttaattGCTTTAATACGTGATATTCATTtagaagtttatatatatatatatatatatatatatatatatatatatatattaattaattcatatatacaaattattagataataaaaacaaaatcaatatttaatattttttttaatctaaatttttaaaaattattatttttatatttttatttatatattgattAATTAACATCTTTTATTATATAACGTATTAATTAATCACTTTAACACGTGCCATTTATTTGTAAGTTTATGCATATTCTTCGACTTTAATGTGCATTCATATATTTGATTTCCCAATAATGTCTAAAGACTCTAAAGTCCCAAGGGGAATAAGTAGCCACAAATTTAAAGGCCCATCAAAACCTAAAATACCCACATCGTCCCGCATTCCTGTTTGTGTCCAGTGTCCACCACGCGTCTTTTTGCACTTGTCCGCTCTTCACGAGGTAATTTTATTCTTGCTCATTCCCATTTGCTCAATTTTCATTTCATGAATTGTTTTCTATGATTTTTCCTCTTCTTAATTTCATTCACTAATGGGTTTCTTTGTTTATTTGTGGTTTTCTCGTTGTGGGATTGATAATTGTAGCGAATTGTTTGTGCTGATTTCATTTttgatttcatttttctttgaattCTATCTCTGTGGCCTTACTTCAGTTTTATAGAATTTGCAATTCTACTCATTTAGCCTCATATTAATTCCCCTTTTTCTTAGATCAAGAAGAAATTGCTGGATTTCATGTGTATTTGTTTGTTTTTGGTTTGTTACTCTGTGAATATTTATGAATTCTGGGACATTCAAAGGAGTGTAGATAGATCATTTTTTATCCCCAATCGATGATCATTTTTTTATCcccaaaaaagaaaaattattagatGGCCGTGTTCCTGCATAATTCTATTTGAATGAATCTTAATGACTATTGATAATTGTTAGATAAAGTATCAACTAAACATACCTTTTcctgaattatttggagtttattGTAATCATTTCTGCTGACTGAATATAATTCATTTGAGAGCTTTATACATTCTTATTGAATATTAACACTTGGATCAATCCTCATGTTGGTTTGTGCTTTTTATGTAGGTTAGTGTTGAGCGTGTCAATATTTTGCTGCTGACCcttttttggttttgcaattatAATTCTACTGCAACTATTAGCTGATTCTATatggtattatatttcttttattttcacaatTTCTATTAACTACTCAAATTGTATTCATTAAATTTGAGTGTACAACAGGAAGCAATGGATTTTTTGTTCAAGGGAGTAAATGAAGACACATCTGATTTTCTATTTGATGAGAAGAACGTTCAGAGATGCCCATTTCTTCGGAACATCAACAAGCCAACTAGCTTTTCACTATTTTCAGTGAATTTTCCCAGTCCTGTAAGTTGTTGCTCTCTGTCATTAGCACTTTTTGCCTTTTAGTCTGTCTAGTTTTGCGCTAACCTTCAATTATTATAGTTGGTTCCGTACCTGATCTTGATGTGTTCTATTGTTTCTCTAGGTGAGGGGAGCCAAAGGTCCAATATTTGAAGATGGTCCTAATTTTGATATGGCATTTAAGCTGTTTCATGGGAAAGATGGGGTTGTTCCGCTCTCAAACAGGTCTAATTTCCGTAATGACATTTTGGAACATGACTCTACACCCCACTTCAACCCCTTAGCAGCAAAAGCTGCCACTATTAGTTTATCTGCATTTGGTCAAGGTGGACCATTTGGCTTTGGTTCCTTCAATGATAAGCGGAAGAATCAGAAGAAGAAATCTGACTCCACCAACAAAAATGATCCATCTTCTCAGGTAGATGCACATTCTTCACCATTCAAGTTAACTTTTTGCAATGAGGGAAATATTTTGAACCCAAACAGGTTTGATTGGGGGGAGAGGGAAATGTTTTCAAAAGATGGCCTTTGTTAAGATGCCTTTGGTTAAATATCACTATGAGCACATTTAATTCAGGGAATGAACcctttgtttgaaagatttcacTTTCTTTGACTGTTTTTTTCCGGTGACTTTACCTATAAGATACTTTTCTGACTGAATATATAACTTCTCAATGTACTGGAAATGGTTTGTTTGCATATTCAGTGACAAAATGTACCAGCAGACATTTATCCAATTGCTCAGCAAAATTGAAAAGTTTATTCTTCATGTTCAATTTAAACTGATAATTTTTCATGTTTCTAATTATGATATGCTTTGTTTTCATCCTCCAGAAAGGAAATACCTCAAAACATGAGGCACTGGGAAATGAGTGGTTAGAAACAGGAAACTGTCCAATTGCTAAATCTTATAGAGCTGTTAGTCGCGTACTACCACTTGTGGCATCAACTTTTCAATTGCCACCTGGTGTGAAGCTTAGATGTCCACCTGCTGTAGTTGCTGCAAGGGCTGCCCTTGCACAGACTGCCCTCGTTAAAACCTTGCGACCGCAGCCACTACCTGCGAAGATGTTTGTCATTGCTCTCTTGGGCATGGCAGCAAATGTTCCCTTGGGCGTGTGGAAGGAACATACTAAGAAGTTTTCACTATCATGGTTTGCTGCAGTGCATGCAGCCGTGCCCTTCATAGCTATGCTTAGGAAGTCTGTTGTGATGCCCAAAACTGCTATGGCACTGACTATTGGAGCTTCTATCCTGGGGCAGGTTATTGGTTCTAGAGCTGAGAGGCACCGTCTCAAAGCAGCAGCTGAAAGGAATAGCATAGCAGCACAGACAGCAATTGCTGCTGCATTGGCAGGGTATAGTTCGACCCAGGTTGGTAGCATTACAGGTGGTCACTGTGGTACAGAAGGGATGACATGGGATCCACTCTATATCAAGGCTGCTGGACCCACATCTTCATCAAATGATGTGTGTTGCTAGCATCACAAGCTGCAACTAGAGATTGAAATAAAACTTACATACGGTATCAATAGCTGGTGATGGTTAAATCTGCAGTTCGGTGTATCCTTATGGACTGTGTTCCTTATGCTTATATAACAAGTTGTGTTAATAATGATCAAACTCAGTTCTCATGCAGAATGCATTTTGCGTATGAAATAAATGTGTTCATGAAATTTTTAATCTCTCTAGCAGTGTATTAGAATATATTTTTGTGAAGTTTACTTAAAGTTCAGAAAGAGAATCTCACCTACAATTCTGTTTATCAGTAATGGTTAAAGTTGCATTCCTAGCTACTGAGTTGAGAACACAGAGAAGATAGAGCAATGGCCATCTCTAGCCGACTTATGGAAGTcccaggaagaaaaagaagagaagaaatgATAGACAAAGGAGGGAATAAACATTAGGACCAAGAGATTTGGCGAATGTCGTCGTGTGAATGTGTGATCCCAATATACATTTGTGTATGTGTGAACCCAATTTACATTTTGAAAGCCTTTAATAATTGCAAATAAATTGGTTGAATGATAAATGAAAGAACCGTATGTATCACCATGATATTGacaggaagaaaaaagaaaagcaaagcaGCTTCTACGAGGAATCCCATTGATCCCAATGATTCCACGttccaacagcttctcatttATAATCTAACGCGAAAGGAAAGGACATATGGGTAAAATCTAATGAAACGTTGATGTAGGAACAAAGTAAATTTAGAAATAAACAAAATAAGCATAGACACATCAATGTTAAGGCTTCTGTTATCCTCTAGTTTGTGGAAGACAATGCAACGATGCTTGCAA
The Hevea brasiliensis isolate MT/VB/25A 57/8 chromosome 18, ASM3005281v1, whole genome shotgun sequence genome window above contains:
- the LOC110651411 gene encoding uncharacterized protein LOC110651411 isoform X1 — encoded protein: MSKDSKVPRGISSHKFKGPSKPKIPTSSRIPVCVQCPPRVFLHLSALHEEAMDFLFKGVNEDTSDFLFDEKNVQRCPFLRNINKPTSFSLFSVNFPSPVRGAKGPIFEDGPNFDMAFKLFHGKDGVVPLSNRSNFRNDILEHDSTPHFNPLAAKAATISLSAFGQGGPFGFGSFNDKRKNQKKKSDSTNKNDPSSQKGNTSKHEALGNEWLETGNCPIAKSYRAVSRVLPLVASTFQLPPGVKLRCPPAVVAARAALAQTALVKTLRPQPLPAKMFVIALLGMAANVPLGVWKEHTKKFSLSWFAAVHAAVPFIAMLRKSVVMPKTAMALTIGASILGQVIGSRAERHRLKAAAERNSIAAQTAIAAALAGYSSTQVGSITGGHCGTEGMTWDPLYIKAAGPTSSSNDVCC
- the LOC110651411 gene encoding uncharacterized protein LOC110651411 isoform X2 — encoded protein: MEAMDFLFKGVNEDTSDFLFDEKNVQRCPFLRNINKPTSFSLFSVNFPSPVRGAKGPIFEDGPNFDMAFKLFHGKDGVVPLSNRSNFRNDILEHDSTPHFNPLAAKAATISLSAFGQGGPFGFGSFNDKRKNQKKKSDSTNKNDPSSQKGNTSKHEALGNEWLETGNCPIAKSYRAVSRVLPLVASTFQLPPGVKLRCPPAVVAARAALAQTALVKTLRPQPLPAKMFVIALLGMAANVPLGVWKEHTKKFSLSWFAAVHAAVPFIAMLRKSVVMPKTAMALTIGASILGQVIGSRAERHRLKAAAERNSIAAQTAIAAALAGYSSTQVGSITGGHCGTEGMTWDPLYIKAAGPTSSSNDVCC